The Coprococcus phoceensis genomic sequence AGGGAATGGACTTTAAAATCAATGGAAAGAAGATAAGAACGTTGCATACAGGAAGGAGTCCTTGGTTTTGGACCAAAGACAGAGTATTTGCTGCGGAGCAGTTCATCGGTATAAGAAAGATCGAGATTCCAGAAACGTTCGATGATGTCCCATGTTGATTTAGCAAAAACAGTGGGATCCGGATAATATTTACGAAGGTTTTCGAGTACAAAAGTTTGATAGGCGGTATGACCGCCGGAATTAACAGGTAACATAAAAATCGCCCTCCAGTCGATGAAAATAAAATATATTCAATCGGCTTCGCCGCAAATTTTGAGCGATTTGTCAAGACTTTTTGGGCAAAAAAGGGGGGGATTTTAATAAAAAAGGAATCTGCAAGCCTTGATTTTACTGAGCTAAAGATTCCGAGAGATTATTTACATACTGTGGAGGAAAAGAAAATGAGATTTAGAAAAAGGCTGTTATCGGGTCTGATTGCCGGCATTTTAGTGATGGGAACCGTGGGAATGAATGTGGATGCAGCAAAGATACAGGTAGATCAGCAGATTCCGGCGGAAGAAGTAGACAGTGTCTATAATCAGGAAGTGGATTCGAATGCGCTGGCCGGATGGCCTGTCGGACCGAATATTTACAGCGAATCGGGAATTGTAATGGATATGGATAGTGGCGCCATTCTCTATGCAAAGAAAATAGATGATCAGCATTATCCGGCGAGCATTACAAAGATTTTGACTGCAGTGGTCGTTTTGGAGAACAGCCAGTTGACAGATCGGGTGAAATTCACACAGAATTGTATTGATTTTCTCGAATATGGAGATGCACATATCGGAATGAAAGTTGGCGAAGAGATTTCGATGGAAGATGCCTTGTATGGAATGCTTCTCGCTTCGGCGAACGAGGTGTCTTATGCCATTGCAAACAGTGTAAATGGCGGATACGATAATTTTATCAATATGATGAATGAGAAAGTGGCTGAACTGGGAGGCACAAATTCACACTTTGTAAATGCAAACGGACTTCATAATGATGAACATTATACTTCGGCACATGATATGGCTTTGATCGGAGCTGCCGCATTTAAATATGAAGAGTTTCGAAAAATAACAGGTACTCGTCAGTACACAATTGGACCGACTGCGCTTACGAGCGAATCAAGAACATTTCAGCAGAATCATAAGATGCTGTTTCAGGGAAACCGCAATTATTATGAGTACTGTGTAGGAGGAAAGACAGGATATACAGATCAGGCATTGACGACACTTGTAACATTTGCGACAAAGGATGATAAGAATCTTGTGGCGGTTACTCTCAGGGTTCACGGAGGCGGACAGAATGCATATGTAGACACGAGAGCAATGCTGGATTATGCGTTTGATAATTTTTCAAAGGTTCCGGTAACGAAAGAACAGGTTACCGACAAAAATATAAAGTCTGTCGACGAGAATGCATATGTCATGTTGCCGTCAGGAGTGACTTTTGATAAATTGGATGCCACACTGCAGGAGCCAACAGAGCTGGGAGATAAAAGTGGAACTTTGATCTACACTTATCAAGGTCAGGAAGTTGGAAAAGTGCCTGTGACTATTACCGATAAATATTATAATAAGATACATGGAATAGAGGAAAAGA encodes the following:
- a CDS encoding D-alanyl-D-alanine carboxypeptidase family protein translates to MRFRKRLLSGLIAGILVMGTVGMNVDAAKIQVDQQIPAEEVDSVYNQEVDSNALAGWPVGPNIYSESGIVMDMDSGAILYAKKIDDQHYPASITKILTAVVVLENSQLTDRVKFTQNCIDFLEYGDAHIGMKVGEEISMEDALYGMLLASANEVSYAIANSVNGGYDNFINMMNEKVAELGGTNSHFVNANGLHNDEHYTSAHDMALIGAAAFKYEEFRKITGTRQYTIGPTALTSESRTFQQNHKMLFQGNRNYYEYCVGGKTGYTDQALTTLVTFATKDDKNLVAVTLRVHGGGQNAYVDTRAMLDYAFDNFSKVPVTKEQVTDKNIKSVDENAYVMLPSGVTFDKLDATLQEPTELGDKSGTLIYTYQGQEVGKVPVTITDKYYNKIHGIEEKKTAKAEKKETKKEEGLPTVVVVLLVILGIVILFAFALILLLAYKRKKIKERRKRARMRHQRQQRMKRE